AACAGAGCCAGGGCGGCAAGTTGCACGGCGATACCGATTCCGCCCACGGCATTGAACTTCAGCCAGCGCAGGAAAGCCTGCCGAACTTCTCCACATGGGATTTGCCTCTTCACCCGATCCTCTCTTCCCGGTACAGTCGAACGGTATTTTTCACGCTGACGAAAGTCAGCATTGCCGTCATTCCCACCAGCCCGATCGCACCGCCGACGTCGAACAGGCGGTAGCGTCCGTGGATCACCCACGCCCAGCGAAGCAGCGCCAGGTTGCCGATGGCGAGCAGGATCCGCAGCTCGGTCGGACCAAAGCGCCAGAACGAAATGTGGAACTCACCCAGCGTGTACGTGGCCAGATACGACTGAATGGAAAGCAGCAAGAAGGCAATCAGCAAACCAACGGCGATCACGGGATGCATGTATCCCGAGAGCGCCAGTCCGCCCATCATGGCGACCGCGCCGATCGAATCGATGATGTGGTCCACGTAGAAGCCGTAGCGCGGACGCTGCTGCTGGCGCACGCGGGCGAGCGTACCGTCGAGGCTGTCGCCGAACCAGTTCACCGCCAGACACACAATGGCGGCGAGCAGCATGCGGCGGTCATGGACAGCGAGGGCGTAGCAGACGCCAGTCGCGATCTGGGCGCCGAAGCCGAGGATGGTCAGGTGGTCGGAATTAACCCAGGCGGGCATGCGCTCGGCCATCCAGACCAGAGCCCGTTTCTCGGCGGACGCCAGGAAACTTCCATGGACGCGGGTCGCCTGCCGGAAGTTGGCGCGGCGAGCCTCGGCCAGGGTCTTAGGGTTGATCTGTTCCGCAAAATCGATTAACGAGGTAGCCATAACTGCCTCCGCTCTACGGCCATATGACGCCTGAAGGTTCGGGAGGACAATGCAGCGCGGGTAAAACGTGGATCGAGGGATATCTTGTTTGATGACAGCAAGATGCGAAGCCAGATCAACTGAAAGGGGGGTATGAACCAGTCCGACTACTTGAGATCCGCATAAGACTGGCACTGAGTGAGAGTGTCTGGCTTCAGCAAATCCTTAGCCCGAACCTCAAACCTTGGCTGGCCTTCGATTCGCCGGATAGCTCTTGCAATGTGCTCCTGCGTCCATATACCCCATAATGGAGCTTCTACAAAATCTACGCCCTCTTTTCTAAAGGCTGCGCCTTCTTTGTTCGATCTGACAAACTTGGCGTTGTTCTGAATGTTGAAGATTCGGCGACCTTTCTTCTGACTGATGAAGACACTGAACACCCAGCCGTCAGAACGGCCAGCACCGGCGTAGACCACCACATAGAGAACTTCCTGGCCTGGATAAGACGTCGTATCGTCCAGGTATCCTAGACTCAGCGCAGTCGCTTTCGAGGGCGGCAGAAATTTCTTGGTCGCTAGACATTGAGCGGCCTCACGCAGAAGCTCAGGAGCCTGCTCTTGGGCACAGGCAAGTGTGCTAAGAAACCCTAGGAACAGTATCAGCGCCAAGTATCTATTCATCTCTGCCGTCCCACGTCGTTGCGTCATAGAGTCCACGAGCCTTGAAACCAAACCCACAGGTGGCCGTCTGGCCTACGACGCCTCTTTGATCGCGGACCGCAGTTGCTCGACAGCCCAATCGATTTGCTCTGCAGTGATCACCGCCGGCGGCGCAATCAGCAGGTGGTCGCCAGCGACGCCGTCCACCGAACCCTGCATGGGATAAACCAGCAGCCCTCGGCGAAGACATGCCTGCCCAACCAAGCCGGAAAAGTTCTTCTCTTGCGGAAAAGGTGCCTTGGTCTTTTTGTCGGCGACAAACTCGACGCCCCACAGCATGCCCAACCCGCGCACCTCGCCGACGGCGTCCACATCGCGCAGACTTTCGAGCGCTTTCTTCAACGCAGAGCCCGGAGTTCCCTCCGCGCCAGAATCGGCGACGTGTACCAGGTTCTGAGACCGGATGCGCCGCAGCACCGCGCGTCCTGCCGCCACGGAACTCGGATGCGCGTTGTAGGTGAATCCGTGCAGGAACGCCCCCGAGCCGGCGGCGATGGCATCGACGACTTTCTTGCTGGCAATCACGGCTCCTAACGGTGCGTATCCCGAAGAAAGACCCTTCGCCGTGATCAGAATGTCCGGCGAAACCTGCCAGTGCTCGACCGCGAAGTTGCGGCCGGTGCGGCCCATACCGGTCATGACCTCGTCTGCGATCAGCAGCACGCCGTGGCGACGGCAGATTTCGGCGACGGCCTGCAAATATCCGGGCGGCGGCGTGACCGCGCCCAGCGTCGCACCGCTCATGGGCTCGAAAATAAAGCCCGCGGCTTTGCCGTCCGCCGCTTCGATCGCCCGTTCCAGTTCGGCGGCATATTGCTGGCCGCAGTTATAGCAGTTATCCGTGCAGTCGAAGGCACAGCGATAGCAATACGGCA
The genomic region above belongs to Terriglobia bacterium and contains:
- a CDS encoding CDP-alcohol phosphatidyltransferase family protein: MATSLIDFAEQINPKTLAEARRANFRQATRVHGSFLASAEKRALVWMAERMPAWVNSDHLTILGFGAQIATGVCYALAVHDRRMLLAAIVCLAVNWFGDSLDGTLARVRQQQRPRYGFYVDHIIDSIGAVAMMGGLALSGYMHPVIAVGLLIAFLLLSIQSYLATYTLGEFHISFWRFGPTELRILLAIGNLALLRWAWVIHGRYRLFDVGGAIGLVGMTAMLTFVSVKNTVRLYREERIG
- a CDS encoding aminotransferase class III-fold pyridoxal phosphate-dependent enzyme, which produces PYCYRCAFDCTDNCYNCGQQYAAELERAIEAADGKAAGFIFEPMSGATLGAVTPPPGYLQAVAEICRRHGVLLIADEVMTGMGRTGRNFAVEHWQVSPDILITAKGLSSGYAPLGAVIASKKVVDAIAAGSGAFLHGFTYNAHPSSVAAGRAVLRRIRSQNLVHVADSGAEGTPGSALKKALESLRDVDAVGEVRGLGMLWGVEFVADKKTKAPFPQEKNFSGLVGQACLRRGLLVYPMQGSVDGVAGDHLLIAPPAVITAEQIDWAVEQLRSAIKEAS